The Schaalia dentiphila ATCC 17982 sequence CGTGTTGCTTGGCGTTGAGCACCTGGTGCGGAATGTGCTTCTTCTTGAGCATCTGGGAAAGCAGCTCGGACTTTTCCACCGAAGCGGTACCGATGAGGACCGGCTGGCCGGCCTCGTGACGCGCCACGACGTCCTCGATGATCGCGTTCAGTTTGCCCTTCTCCGTCGGATAGACGAGGTCGGACTGATCCTTGCGGATCATCGGCTTGTTTGTGGGGATCGGGATGACGTCGATCTTGTAGGTCGAGTGGAACTCCGCGGCCTCGGTCTCAGCCGTACCGGTCATGCCGGAACGCGAGCCCTCGGGGTACAGACGGAAGTAGTTCTGCAGCGTGATCGTAGCGAGCGTCTGGTTCTCGGCCTTGATCTCCACGCCTTCCTTGGCCTCGATCGCCTGGTGCATGCCGTCGTTGTAGCGGCGGCCCGGCAGGACACGGCCCGTGTGCTCGTCAACGATGAGAACCTCGCCGCCGTCCACGATGTAGTCGCGGTCCTTAAAGAACAGCTCCTTGGCGCGGATCGCGTTGTTGAGGAAGCCGATCAGAGGGGTGTTCGCCGCCTCGTAGAGGTTCTCAACGCCCAGCTGGTCCTCGACCTTGTCGATGCCCGGCTCCAGGATGCCGACGGTCTTCTTCTTTTCGTCGACCTCGTAGTCCTCGTCGCGCTTCAGCAGGCGCGCGATGCGGGCGAACTCCACGTACCAGCGGTTCAGGTCACCGTCAGCGGGACCCGAAATGATGAGGGGGGTACGGGCCTCATCGATGAGGATCGAGTCAACCTCGTCGACGATGACGAAGGCATGGCCACGCTGGACCAAATCCTCGGGCACCTGCGCCATGTTGTCGCGCAGGTAGTCGAAGCCAAACTCGTTGTTCGTACCGTAGGTGATGTCGCAGGCGTACATCTCGCGGCGCTCAGCAGGCGTCTGCCCCACGAGGATACAACCGCAAGTCAGGCCCAGGAAGTTGTAGACGCGGCTCATGATGTCCGACTGGTACTTCGCCAGGTAGTCGTTGACCGTCACAACGTGCACACCCTTGCCGGTCAGCGCGCGCAGGTACGAGGGCATCGTGGCGACCAGGGTCTTGCCTTCACCGGTCTTCATTTCGGCGATCTTGCCCTGGTGCAGGGCAATGCCACCCATGACCTGCACGTGGAAGGGACGCATGCGCAGGATTCGCCACGAGGCCTCACGGACCGTCGCAAACGCCTCGACCAGGATGTCGTCCAGGGTCTCGCCATCCTCAAGGCGATCCTTGAACTCCTGAGTCTTAGCCTGCAGCTCCTCGTCCGTCAGAGCCTCAAAATCCTCCTGCAAGGCATCAACCTGCGACGCAAGCCGATCCAGCTTGCGCAGCATACGCCCTTCGCCAGCGCGAAGGATCTTGTCAATAATCGACACGAATAGCTCCTGACGTTAATCGCCCGCCCCCTTGTAGAGCAGACAGTCAAATCCACCCATTAGTTTACGAACTAACTGCCCAAAGTGGAAACGCCCGCGCGAACTATGGACGTATTTAACGCTCACAGCGCACACGGGAGCGCCCCGGGCATGGTGCCCGGGGCGCCGCGGTCCTTTAACCGTCAGATTGTCGTGTTCAAGCGAAGCACGCCATACGTCCACCCGTGGCGGTGGTAGACGACGCACGGCTGGTTCGTGTCCTTGTCGACGAAGAGGAAGAAGGGGTGGCCAACCATCATCATCTGATCCAGGGCCTCATCCACGCTCATCGGCGGGGCCTCGTGCACCTTCTGACGGACAATGATCGGGGTATCACCCCACTGTTCCTCACGGGCCTCTCCGACCTTCAGGTCCTCAGCGCTGCGCAGCGGCTTGGGAGCCTCGGGTTCGAATGTGGCTGTCTCTTCGACGACGGGAGCTTCGAGGATTTCGGCTTCGGCCAGGTCGCGCGGGTACCGACGACGGTGGTCCTTCACGCGATCACGCAGACGGCGCAGGCGCTCGTAGAGCTTGCCGGCGGCGATATCGACGGCCGCGTAGCGATCAGCGGACTGAGCCTCAGCGCGAATGATCGGGCCCTTACCGTAAACGGTCAGTTCGATGCGCTCGGCAGTGTCGGCCTGGCGGGGGTTACGTTCGTGAGTCAGCTCCACATCGACGCGCTGAGCGCGGGGGTAGAACTGAGTGATCTTCGAAACCTTCTCCTCCACGTATTCCCGGAAATTCGGGTGAATCTCGGCATTACGTGCGACGACGGTGATGTCCATGTGTTTCCTCCATGGTGTGCGGCGGGCATCGTTGCCCGCAGGTGGGGATTGTTCGGTGCTCACTGCCCGAACCGTGGTCTGAGCTATCACCTCCCGCACTGACGTGAGGAGCGTCCCTGCTGCTCACGCTATCGAAAGTCAGTACGCACATCATACCCCAGCCGGTGACCTGCGTCATGAGATAAGCCCGGGTCGACACAGAGTCACAACCGCGTCGAGACGGCCCAACACACGCTCCATTTCCCGAACCGTCGCGCCCGTCGTCACCACGTCATCCACCGCAACAACACGCACGCCAGGCCTCGGGACCGCGAGCGCACGCATCGACCCCATGCGCCCCATCGTACGCTGTGCCCCGGCCTTGCCCGACTGGGAGGTCGCGCCCACGCGCAGCCGCACAGCGTCCACCACCCGAACGCGCACGCGCACGCCAGGAGGCGCGCCTGCCGCCAGAGCTCGGGCAACAGCGCGCGCCAACGGCAGCGCCACCTGCCTACCCCGCAGGCGCCTCTTCCACGAAGAGGGCGCGGGCACCACCCACACATCCACCGCTCCCCCGGTGAACGAAGCCCTCCCCTCCAACGCGCCCACAGCGGCGGCGGGCGACCCAGCCACGCCCAGCACCCCACCCAGCGCGGTGCCGAGGCAGGCCCCGGCCTCGTCGAGAAAATCGGTGACGTCCGTACGCGCGGAGTGCTTGGCGGCAAGGACGATGCGTCGCAGCGGCCCGTCGTAGTCCCCTATGGCCACCAGGGGAAGGGGGCCTCGCACGCCCTCAAGGGAGGCCACGTGCGCGGGGCAGCCAGCCAGGGAGCGGCATGACGGGCACAGGACCTCGTCCCAGGCGCGACACCCGGCGCATTGCACGGGAAGGAGCGCGCCGACCAGCCCCCGCATCAGGCCCCGGACTCCGCTCCCGCCCACCACGGTTCCTACCCCGCGTATCGGGCGGAGGTGAGCGACTCGGGGGCGTTTTGCCACAGCGCGCCCGAGCGGATGAGCACCTGCGCCTTGCCGGCGGCATCGGTACCCGAGATGACCACCACGGAGGAGGACCCACCGGCGCTCATCGATGTCACGCGAATCGGGAGGGACACGTTCGAGGGCAGACCGCCGAGGGGCAGCGTGACCAGCTGGTCGTCCTCACCGGTCGTGCGCACAACGAGCACGAAGCCCGTCGATGTCGTCCATGATGCGTCGACAACCTGGCCGTGTTCAAGGGGGATCTGTTCGAGGGAGCGGATCGCCAGCGGGCGCCCGGAGGCATCGCGTTCGACGACACCGACCCACGCGCTCGCCTCGCTTCCGCGCAGGACGAGGGCGCGCGTGCCGTCGGGAGAGATGCGCACCGCGTGGATCTCCCCGGCGCTCTCGGACTCCACGCTCACGCTGAACGCGCCATCGACTCCCCCGCCGACGCTCACCGACGAGGCCGTGGCAGGACCCCACACCCATCCGAAGCGGTCCACCGACGGGCCGAGAGGCGCCTGTCCAGGCAGGAATGCGACCGATGTTCCGCCGCGATGCGCGTACACACCGTCGGTACCGCTCCAGGCAACCAGCGAGGGGTCAACGGGCGAGACTGTCGGGTTGGAGGCATCGGTGGTGCTGGTCAGGCTCGTCAGCCCCGACGATGACACGATCCCCACCCCGTCGGGGCCCGCCCCCACGAGAGTATCGAGAGAGTATGTCGGGGGCACCGGGATCCCCTGAGCATCCAGCACGTCACCGGACAAAGAGACGCTCACCTGCGACACGTCCGCCACCTGGGTGAGGGTACGGGTGAGCTCCCACGCGAGGTTCGCACGCGCCCCCTCGGTCGCGGGCACCACCGCGTT is a genomic window containing:
- the hpf gene encoding ribosome hibernation-promoting factor, HPF/YfiA family, encoding MDITVVARNAEIHPNFREYVEEKVSKITQFYPRAQRVDVELTHERNPRQADTAERIELTVYGKGPIIRAEAQSADRYAAVDIAAGKLYERLRRLRDRVKDHRRRYPRDLAEAEILEAPVVEETATFEPEAPKPLRSAEDLKVGEAREEQWGDTPIIVRQKVHEAPPMSVDEALDQMMMVGHPFFLFVDKDTNQPCVVYHRHGWTYGVLRLNTTI
- a CDS encoding ComF family protein; the encoded protein is MGGSGVRGLMRGLVGALLPVQCAGCRAWDEVLCPSCRSLAGCPAHVASLEGVRGPLPLVAIGDYDGPLRRIVLAAKHSARTDVTDFLDEAGACLGTALGGVLGVAGSPAAAVGALEGRASFTGGAVDVWVVPAPSSWKRRLRGRQVALPLARAVARALAAGAPPGVRVRVRVVDAVRLRVGATSQSGKAGAQRTMGRMGSMRALAVPRPGVRVVAVDDVVTTGATVREMERVLGRLDAVVTLCRPGLIS
- a CDS encoding LpqB family beta-propeller domain-containing protein, whose product is MRRRPMLLAVAACLALAGCTSLPTSSAPAPFDVSARDGSGIQFSAEGPSDGADAATLVSDFLLACAAGPQDDYATARLFLSATSARSWQPEMEILIYDTDAAPAVTAGSENGSEVDVTVSVLGVASIDASGVLTRVAASTVTRTFSLVREDGQWRINSPENMVLMSRASFTASFSLANLYFPTTEGGDLVADPRWYPSRRLASHLLAGLVEGPRQSLEPVTANAIPAGTTVPSQGLDVVDGVARVELNAVVPATEGARANLAWELTRTLTQVADVSQVSVSLSGDVLDAQGIPVPPTYSLDTLVGAGPDGVGIVSSSGLTSLTSTTDASNPTVSPVDPSLVAWSGTDGVYAHRGGTSVAFLPGQAPLGPSVDRFGWVWGPATASSVSVGGGVDGAFSVSVESESAGEIHAVRISPDGTRALVLRGSEASAWVGVVERDASGRPLAIRSLEQIPLEHGQVVDASWTTSTGFVLVVRTTGEDDQLVTLPLGGLPSNVSLPIRVTSMSAGGSSSVVVISGTDAAGKAQVLIRSGALWQNAPESLTSARYAG